From the genome of Pelomonas sp. SE-A7, one region includes:
- the rnhA gene encoding ribonuclease HI: MPKPAVTIYTDGACKGNPGPGGWGAWLSSGGHEKELWGGEAGTTNNRMELTAPIEALASLKRSCKITIYTDSEYVRKGMTEWISGWQRRGWKTADGKPVKNVELWQRLDALCKLHEVEWRWVKGHAGDPGNERADELANRGVSSAGR; this comes from the coding sequence ATGCCCAAGCCGGCGGTCACGATCTACACCGACGGCGCCTGCAAGGGCAATCCCGGCCCCGGCGGCTGGGGCGCCTGGCTCAGCTCGGGCGGCCATGAAAAGGAGTTGTGGGGCGGCGAGGCCGGTACCACCAACAACCGCATGGAGCTGACCGCCCCTATCGAGGCGCTGGCCTCGCTCAAGCGCAGCTGCAAGATCACCATCTATACCGACAGCGAATATGTCCGCAAGGGCATGACCGAATGGATCTCGGGCTGGCAGCGCCGTGGCTGGAAGACCGCCGACGGCAAGCCGGTCAAGAACGTGGAGCTGTGGCAGCGCCTGGACGCGCTGTGCAAGCTGCACGAGGTCGAATGGCGCTGGGTCAAGGGCCATGCCGGCGACCCGGGCAACGAGCGCGCCGATGAACTGGCCAACCGTGGCGTGAGCAGCGCCGGCCGCTGA
- a CDS encoding class I SAM-dependent methyltransferase, with product MTRDAAIVELADWLQTPPGRYLLDWEQQRLDAAVVDLFGFHALQLGLPELEALRANRMPHRWLAQDALGQQIAGTTVLRCDFDALPFESNSLDLIMLPHALELSRDPHQTLREVERVLRPEGRVVINGFNPASLWGLRQNLGRLTGGPRRPLFMPRTGEFIGYWRLRDWLRLLGFEVEAAQFGAYRPPLKSERWLERWSWIERIGSRWWPVLGAVYFVMATKKVHGMRLVGLAKRSKRAAAPQTAPAVATQHRQTTTHR from the coding sequence ATGACGCGTGACGCCGCGATTGTAGAGTTGGCCGACTGGCTGCAAACCCCGCCGGGCCGCTATCTGCTGGACTGGGAGCAGCAGCGCCTGGACGCGGCCGTGGTCGACCTGTTCGGCTTTCATGCCTTGCAGCTTGGCCTGCCGGAGCTTGAGGCGCTGCGCGCCAACCGCATGCCGCACCGCTGGCTGGCCCAGGACGCGCTGGGGCAGCAGATCGCCGGCACCACCGTGCTGCGCTGCGACTTCGACGCCCTGCCTTTCGAATCGAACAGCCTGGACCTGATCATGCTGCCGCATGCGCTGGAGCTTTCGCGCGACCCGCACCAGACGCTGCGCGAGGTCGAGCGAGTGCTCAGGCCCGAAGGCCGCGTGGTGATCAACGGTTTCAACCCCGCCAGCCTCTGGGGCTTGCGGCAGAATCTCGGCCGCCTGACGGGTGGCCCGCGCCGACCGCTGTTCATGCCGCGCACCGGCGAGTTCATAGGCTACTGGCGGCTGCGCGACTGGCTGCGCCTGCTCGGCTTCGAGGTCGAGGCTGCCCAGTTCGGCGCCTACCGTCCGCCGCTGAAGAGCGAGCGCTGGCTGGAACGCTGGTCCTGGATAGAACGCATAGGCTCGCGCTGGTGGCCGGTGCTCGGCGCGGTCTATTTCGTCATGGCCACCAAGAAGGTCCACGGCATGCGCCTCGTGGGCCTTGCCAAGCGCAGCAAGCGGGCCGCTGCGCCGCAGACGGCTCCGGCCGTCGCCACCCAACACCGACAGACGACGACGCACCGATGA
- the gloB gene encoding hydroxyacylglutathione hydrolase has product MKLVALPAFSDNYIWMLHDGSRALVVDPGEAAPVQAALTRAGLKLAGILVTHHHADHVGGLADLRSQFDGPVIGPAAEQIAGIDLEVAEGDQVEMLDQRFEVLDVPGHTAGHIAFLLREPSDGSAPILFCGDTLFSGGCGRLFEGTPAQMVQSLDRLIALPAETRVCCAHEYTLSNLRFAQAVEPGNADLAAYVDWCQAQRAKSLPTLPSSIGTERRINPFLRCTEPEVRASALQQQPPLADDADRVAVFATLRQWKNEFR; this is encoded by the coding sequence ATGAAACTCGTCGCCCTCCCCGCCTTCTCCGACAACTACATCTGGATGCTCCACGACGGCTCTCGAGCCCTGGTGGTCGATCCGGGTGAAGCAGCGCCCGTGCAAGCGGCGCTGACCCGGGCGGGCCTCAAGCTCGCGGGCATTCTAGTGACCCATCACCATGCCGATCATGTCGGCGGCCTGGCCGACCTGCGCTCGCAGTTCGACGGCCCGGTGATAGGCCCGGCGGCCGAGCAGATCGCCGGCATCGACCTCGAGGTCGCCGAGGGCGACCAGGTCGAGATGCTGGACCAGCGCTTCGAGGTGCTGGACGTGCCCGGCCACACGGCCGGCCACATCGCCTTCCTGCTGCGCGAGCCCAGCGACGGCAGCGCGCCCATCCTGTTCTGCGGCGACACCTTGTTCTCGGGCGGCTGCGGCCGGCTGTTCGAAGGCACGCCGGCCCAGATGGTGCAGTCGCTGGACAGGCTGATCGCCCTGCCGGCCGAGACGCGGGTCTGCTGCGCCCATGAATACACGCTGTCGAACCTGCGCTTCGCCCAGGCGGTGGAGCCGGGCAATGCCGATCTGGCCGCCTATGTCGATTGGTGTCAGGCGCAGCGCGCCAAGTCGCTGCCCACGCTGCCGTCCAGCATAGGCACCGAGCGGCGCATCAATCCCTTCCTGCGCTGCACCGAGCCTGAGGTCCGAGCCAGTGCATTGCAACAGCAACCTCCCCTTGCCGACGACGCCGACCGCGTCGCGGTGTTCGCCACCCTGCGGCAATGGAAGAACGAGTTCCGATGA
- a CDS encoding transglycosylase SLT domain-containing protein: MNKTLSHSKPALRPLCLALAATLLSACASTQAPIPISVPPQAATPVVSFAAVEAPVVQPTAAPMVVKPAPDTQLLEDSLNPGRKIDLDAPAVHADIWARLRQGFAMPELDNEGVRRAEFWYSERPDYVARMTERGSRYLFHIVEELEKRGMPTELALLPFVESAFVTDAKSRAKAVGMWQFMPATGRDFALKQNIFRDDRRDVLASTRAALDYLERLHRKFGDWHLALAAYNWGQGNVAKAIARNEKAGLATDYESLKMPDETRYYIPKLQAVKNIVGDPARYSLSLPKIANHPYFLSVKIDRDIDVDLAARLAEMELDEFKAFNPQMNKPVILSNGTSQLLLPFDNAGRFVTNLAEHRGQLASWTAWVVPKTMKPADAAKQVGMAEAQLRDINKIPPKMLVKSGSTLLVPRTAKRDQDVSEHLADNAAINLAPDVPPLKKLSYKTGKGESVATVAARYKLPASQVAQWNRVSTKATFKPGQLVTVYLAQLPPSPQQRVASSKKAPVQRPAKVGAARNPVAAKAG; the protein is encoded by the coding sequence ATGAACAAGACCCTAAGCCATAGCAAGCCCGCCCTGCGCCCCCTCTGCCTCGCCCTGGCCGCCACGCTGCTCAGCGCTTGCGCCAGCACCCAAGCCCCGATCCCCATCTCCGTCCCGCCGCAAGCGGCCACGCCGGTGGTCAGCTTTGCCGCCGTTGAAGCCCCTGTCGTGCAGCCCACTGCGGCTCCCATGGTGGTCAAGCCGGCGCCCGACACCCAGCTGCTGGAAGACAGCCTCAACCCAGGACGCAAGATCGACCTCGACGCGCCCGCCGTTCATGCCGACATCTGGGCCCGGCTGCGCCAGGGCTTTGCGATGCCCGAGCTGGACAACGAGGGCGTGCGCCGCGCCGAGTTCTGGTACAGCGAGCGGCCCGATTACGTGGCCCGCATGACCGAGCGCGGCAGCCGCTACCTGTTCCACATCGTCGAGGAGCTGGAGAAGCGCGGCATGCCCACCGAGCTGGCCCTGCTGCCCTTCGTCGAAAGCGCCTTCGTCACCGACGCCAAGTCGCGCGCCAAGGCCGTGGGCATGTGGCAGTTCATGCCGGCCACCGGCCGCGACTTCGCGCTGAAGCAGAACATCTTCCGCGACGACCGCCGCGACGTGCTGGCCTCGACTCGCGCCGCGCTGGACTACCTGGAACGGCTGCACAGGAAATTCGGCGATTGGCATCTCGCGCTGGCCGCCTACAACTGGGGCCAGGGCAATGTGGCCAAGGCCATCGCCCGCAACGAGAAGGCCGGCCTGGCCACCGACTACGAGAGTCTCAAGATGCCCGACGAGACTCGCTACTACATCCCCAAGCTGCAGGCCGTGAAGAACATCGTCGGCGACCCGGCGCGCTACAGCCTGAGCCTGCCCAAGATTGCCAACCACCCCTACTTCCTCAGCGTCAAGATCGACCGCGACATCGACGTGGACTTGGCCGCTCGGCTGGCGGAGATGGAGCTCGACGAGTTCAAGGCCTTCAACCCGCAGATGAACAAGCCGGTGATCCTCAGCAACGGCACCTCGCAGCTGCTGCTGCCCTTCGACAATGCCGGCCGCTTCGTCACCAACCTGGCCGAGCACCGCGGCCAGTTGGCCAGCTGGACCGCCTGGGTCGTGCCCAAGACCATGAAGCCGGCCGATGCCGCCAAGCAGGTCGGCATGGCCGAGGCCCAGCTGCGCGACATCAACAAGATCCCGCCCAAGATGCTGGTCAAGAGCGGCTCCACCCTGCTGGTGCCGCGCACCGCCAAGCGCGACCAGGACGTGTCCGAGCACCTGGCCGACAACGCCGCCATCAACCTGGCGCCCGACGTGCCGCCGCTGAAGAAGCTGAGCTACAAGACCGGCAAGGGCGAGAGCGTGGCCACGGTGGCCGCCCGCTACAAGCTGCCGGCCAGCCAGGTGGCGCAGTGGAACAGGGTCTCGACCAAGGCCACGTTCAAGCCCGGCCAGCTGGTGACCGTCTACCTGGCCCAGTTGCCGCCGTCGCCGCAGCAACGCGTGGCGAGCAGCAAGAAGGCGCCGGTGCAAAGGCCGGCCAAGGTGGGCGCGGCCCGCAATCCGGTGGCGGCCAAGGCCGGCTGA
- a CDS encoding MAPEG family protein produces MRMTLAHGCLIVACLLPLFCAWLAKSKGFGKRRRDGGFDNHNPRAWLARLDGWPARANAAQANSFEALPLFIAGVLAAQQMGAAQGRIDGLAVGFVLARLAYIFFYVTDKALLRSAVWAVGLVISIALFLIA; encoded by the coding sequence ATGCGCATGACCCTTGCCCATGGCTGCCTGATCGTGGCCTGCCTGCTGCCGCTGTTCTGCGCCTGGCTGGCCAAGTCCAAGGGCTTCGGCAAGCGCCGCCGCGACGGCGGCTTCGACAACCACAATCCGCGTGCCTGGCTGGCAAGGCTGGATGGCTGGCCTGCCCGCGCCAATGCGGCGCAGGCAAACAGCTTCGAGGCGCTGCCCCTGTTCATCGCCGGCGTGCTCGCCGCCCAGCAGATGGGTGCCGCCCAGGGCCGCATCGACGGCCTGGCCGTGGGCTTCGTGCTGGCCCGGCTGGCCTACATCTTCTTCTATGTCACCGACAAGGCGCTGCTGCGCTCTGCGGTCTGGGCGGTGGGGCTGGTGATCAGCATCGCCCTGTTCCTGATCGCCTGA